A window of Actinomadura rubteroloni contains these coding sequences:
- a CDS encoding serine hydroxymethyltransferase, whose translation MHLYDSLADADPEIAAAVAAELNRQQSTLEMIASENFAPSAVLEAQGSVLTNKYAEGYPGKRYYGGCEFVDVAEQLAIDRAKALFGAEHANVQPHSGAQANTAVYFALLSPGDTILGLDLAHGGHLTHGMRLNYSGKILNVVPYHVRAEDGLVDMDEVAALAAEHRPKMIVAGWSAYPRQLDFARFREIADSVGALLMVDMAHFAGLVAAGLHPSPVPHADIVTTTTHKTLGGPRGGLILAKEEYGKKINSAVFPGMQGGPLEHVIAAKAVALKFAASEEFRERQRRTVEGARLLAERLSAADTAKAGVKVLTGGTDVHLVLVDLVDSDLTGRDAEDLLHGIGITVNRNAVPNDPRPPMVTSGLRIGTPALATRGFTAEDFAEVADVIALALQPSPDTDALAARVRALADKHPLYPDL comes from the coding sequence ATGCACCTCTACGACTCCTTGGCCGACGCCGATCCGGAGATCGCGGCGGCCGTCGCGGCGGAGCTGAACCGGCAGCAGAGCACGCTGGAGATGATCGCGTCGGAGAACTTCGCGCCGTCGGCCGTGCTGGAGGCGCAGGGTTCGGTCCTGACGAACAAGTACGCCGAGGGGTACCCGGGCAAGCGGTACTACGGCGGCTGCGAGTTCGTGGACGTCGCCGAGCAGCTCGCGATCGACCGGGCGAAGGCGCTGTTCGGGGCCGAGCACGCGAACGTCCAGCCGCACTCGGGCGCGCAGGCGAACACGGCGGTGTACTTCGCGCTGCTGTCGCCGGGCGACACGATCCTCGGGCTGGACCTCGCGCACGGCGGGCACCTGACGCACGGGATGCGGCTGAACTACTCGGGCAAGATCCTGAACGTGGTGCCGTACCACGTCCGGGCCGAGGACGGCCTGGTCGACATGGACGAGGTCGCGGCGCTCGCCGCCGAGCACCGGCCGAAGATGATCGTCGCGGGCTGGTCGGCCTACCCCCGGCAGCTCGACTTCGCGCGGTTCCGCGAGATCGCCGACTCGGTGGGCGCGCTGCTCATGGTCGACATGGCGCACTTCGCGGGGCTGGTCGCGGCCGGGCTGCACCCTTCGCCCGTCCCGCACGCCGACATCGTCACGACGACGACGCACAAGACGCTGGGCGGCCCGCGCGGCGGCCTGATCCTCGCGAAGGAGGAGTACGGCAAGAAGATCAACTCGGCCGTGTTCCCGGGGATGCAGGGCGGTCCGCTGGAGCACGTCATCGCGGCGAAGGCTGTGGCGCTGAAGTTCGCGGCGTCGGAGGAGTTCCGGGAGCGGCAGCGCCGGACGGTCGAGGGCGCGCGGCTGCTGGCCGAGCGGCTGTCGGCCGCCGACACGGCCAAGGCGGGCGTGAAGGTGCTGACCGGCGGGACGGACGTCCACCTCGTCCTGGTCGACCTCGTGGACTCCGACCTCACCGGCCGCGACGCCGAGGACCTGCTGCACGGCATCGGCATCACGGTGAACCGGAACGCCGTTCCGAATGACCCCCGGCCGCCGATGGTGACGTCCGGGCTGCGCATCGGCACCCCCGCCCTCGCGACGCGCGGCTTCACCGCCGAGGACTTCGCCGAGGTCGCCGACGTGATCGCGCTCGCGCTCCAGCCGTCCCCCGACACCGATGCGCTGGCGGCGCGGGTACGCGCGCTGGCGGACAAGCACCCCCTGTATCCGGACCTGTAG
- a CDS encoding L-serine ammonia-lyase — MAISVFDLFKIGIGPSSSHTGGPMAAACRFATGLRDDGLLDRTASVRAVLYGSLGLTGKGHGSDKAVALGLSGELPATVDVDRVDDRMAEIRESGRLALLGAVDVPFVVGDHLVFERNESLPGHPNGMRFTAFGASGEELRSRVYYSVGGGFVVDEDATGAARIRPDETPLPYPFTTAAEMLAHCADTGLSISGLMLANERAFGRTDEQIRAGLLELWGVMRASVERGCAREGILPGGLKVQRRAPRLHRTLLAEDGTDPLRAMDWVTLFALAVNEENAGGGRIVTAPTNGAAGIVPAVLHYHERFVPGASDDAVVRFLLTAGAIGSLFKQNASISGAEVGCQGEVGSACSMAAAGLTEAFGGTPAQVENAAEIAIEHNLGLTCDPVGGLVQVPCIERNAIGAIKAISATRLALRGDGRHFVSLDRAIKTLRDTGRDMLDKYKETSRGGLAVNVIEC, encoded by the coding sequence ATGGCGATCAGTGTTTTCGACCTCTTCAAGATCGGTATCGGGCCGTCGTCGTCCCATACCGGAGGCCCGATGGCGGCGGCGTGCCGGTTCGCGACCGGGCTGCGCGACGACGGGCTGCTGGACCGGACGGCGAGCGTCCGGGCCGTCCTCTACGGCTCGCTCGGCCTGACGGGCAAGGGCCACGGCAGCGACAAGGCCGTCGCGCTCGGCCTGTCCGGGGAACTGCCCGCGACCGTGGACGTCGACCGCGTGGACGACCGGATGGCCGAGATCCGCGAAAGCGGCCGGCTCGCTCTGCTCGGCGCGGTGGACGTCCCGTTCGTCGTCGGCGACCACCTGGTGTTCGAGCGGAACGAGTCCCTGCCCGGCCACCCGAACGGGATGCGGTTCACCGCGTTCGGGGCGTCCGGCGAGGAACTGCGGTCGCGCGTCTACTACTCGGTCGGCGGCGGGTTCGTCGTGGACGAGGACGCGACGGGCGCGGCGCGGATCCGCCCCGACGAGACCCCGCTGCCCTACCCGTTCACCACGGCCGCCGAAATGCTCGCGCACTGCGCGGACACGGGCCTGTCGATCTCCGGCCTGATGCTGGCGAACGAGCGGGCGTTCGGCCGGACGGACGAGCAGATCCGCGCGGGCCTGCTGGAGCTGTGGGGTGTGATGCGGGCGTCCGTCGAACGCGGCTGCGCCCGCGAGGGCATCCTGCCCGGCGGCCTGAAGGTGCAGCGCCGCGCGCCGCGCCTGCACCGGACGCTGCTGGCCGAGGACGGCACCGACCCGCTGCGCGCGATGGACTGGGTGACGCTGTTCGCGCTCGCGGTGAACGAGGAGAACGCGGGCGGCGGCCGGATCGTGACGGCGCCGACGAACGGCGCGGCGGGGATCGTCCCGGCCGTCCTGCACTACCACGAGCGGTTCGTCCCGGGCGCGAGCGACGACGCGGTGGTCCGGTTCCTGCTGACGGCGGGCGCGATCGGCTCGCTGTTCAAGCAGAACGCGAGCATCTCGGGCGCGGAGGTCGGCTGCCAGGGCGAGGTCGGCTCGGCGTGCTCGATGGCGGCGGCGGGCCTGACCGAGGCGTTCGGCGGCACGCCCGCGCAGGTGGAGAACGCGGCGGAGATCGCCATCGAGCACAACCTGGGCCTCACCTGCGACCCGGTGGGCGGCCTGGTCCAGGTCCCGTGCATCGAGCGCAACGCGATCGGCGCGATCAAGGCGATCAGCGCGACGCGCCTGGCCCTGCGCGGCGACGGCCGCCACTTCGTCTCCCTCGACCGCGCCATCAAGACGCTCCGCGACACCGGCCGCGACATGCTCGACAAGTACAAGGAGACGAGCCGAGGCGGCCTAGCCGTCAACGTCATCGAGTGCTGA
- the gcvT gene encoding glycine cleavage system aminomethyltransferase GcvT has protein sequence MPAEPSAVKTPLYDVHLGLSAQLVDFAGHLMPLRYASETAEHRAVRTAAGLFDLSHMGEIFVTGAEAAAALDYALVGNLSALAVGRARYTMLCAHDGGVLDDLIVYRLADETFLVVANAANRAVVGAALTERAAGFDAAVEDRSDAYALVALQGPDAAVLLAAVTDVPLDGLRYYAILAGRVGGVDALIARTGYTGEDGFELFVSARDAVAVWKTFEDKATPAGLAARDSLRLEAGMPLYGHELTAETSPFDANLGRVVKLDKPGDFVGKAALAAQAATPPGRRLVGLVARGRRAPRQGYAVVTADGTPCGVVTSGAPSPTLGRPVAMAYLDGGVAEEGLAVDVRGRPEAVDVVALPFYKRS, from the coding sequence ATGCCCGCCGAACCCTCCGCGGTGAAGACGCCGCTGTACGACGTCCACCTGGGCCTTTCCGCCCAGCTCGTGGACTTCGCCGGTCATCTGATGCCGCTGCGGTACGCGTCGGAGACGGCCGAGCACCGCGCGGTCCGGACGGCGGCGGGCCTGTTCGACCTGTCCCACATGGGCGAGATCTTCGTCACCGGCGCCGAGGCCGCCGCCGCGCTGGACTACGCGCTGGTCGGGAACCTGTCGGCGCTGGCCGTCGGACGGGCGCGGTACACGATGCTGTGCGCGCACGACGGCGGCGTCCTGGACGACCTGATCGTCTACCGGCTGGCGGACGAGACGTTCCTCGTCGTCGCCAACGCCGCGAACCGGGCCGTCGTCGGGGCCGCGCTGACCGAGCGCGCCGCCGGGTTCGACGCGGCCGTCGAGGACCGCTCGGACGCCTACGCGCTGGTCGCGCTCCAGGGCCCGGACGCCGCCGTGCTCCTGGCCGCCGTCACCGACGTCCCGTTGGACGGCCTGCGCTACTACGCGATCCTCGCCGGGCGCGTCGGCGGCGTGGACGCCCTGATCGCCCGGACGGGCTACACCGGCGAGGACGGCTTCGAGCTGTTCGTCTCCGCGCGGGACGCCGTGGCCGTCTGGAAGACGTTCGAGGACAAGGCCACTCCGGCCGGCCTCGCGGCGCGCGACTCGCTCCGCCTCGAAGCGGGCATGCCGCTCTACGGCCACGAACTCACCGCCGAGACCAGCCCGTTCGACGCCAACCTCGGCCGCGTCGTCAAGCTCGACAAGCCCGGCGACTTCGTCGGGAAGGCGGCGCTGGCGGCGCAGGCCGCGACCCCGCCAGGCCGTAGGCTCGTGGGACTGGTCGCCCGCGGGCGCCGCGCGCCCCGCCAGGGGTACGCGGTCGTCACCGCCGACGGCACGCCGTGCGGCGTCGTGACCAGCGGCGCCCCGTCGCCCACCCTCGGCCGTCCGGTCGCGATGGCCTACCTTGACGGGGGCGTCGCCGAGGAGGGCCTCGCGGTGGACGTCCGGGGCCGTCCCGAGGCGGTCGACGTGGTCGCCCTGCCCTTCTACAAGCGTTCCTGA
- the gcvH gene encoding glycine cleavage system protein GcvH, whose product MSVPEELRYSEEHEWVAGLDGESGIVTVGITAHAADALGEIVFLELQPAEGDTVEAGESCGEVESTKSVSELYSPVTGEVTAVNAAVIDEPKVINDDPYGEGWIFKVRIADEPGDLLDATAYGKLIEED is encoded by the coding sequence GTGAGCGTTCCGGAAGAGCTTCGCTACAGCGAAGAACACGAGTGGGTCGCGGGGCTCGACGGTGAGAGCGGCATCGTGACCGTCGGCATCACCGCCCACGCCGCCGACGCCCTCGGCGAGATCGTCTTCCTCGAACTGCAGCCCGCCGAGGGCGACACGGTGGAGGCCGGGGAGAGCTGCGGCGAGGTCGAGTCCACCAAGTCCGTCAGCGAGCTGTACTCGCCGGTCACCGGCGAGGTCACGGCGGTCAACGCGGCGGTGATCGACGAGCCGAAGGTCATCAACGACGACCCGTACGGCGAGGGCTGGATCTTCAAGGTGCGGATCGCCGACGAGCCGGGCGACCTCCTCGACGCCACGGCCTACGGCAAGCTCATCGAGGAGGACTGA